In one window of Myxocyprinus asiaticus isolate MX2 ecotype Aquarium Trade chromosome 43, UBuf_Myxa_2, whole genome shotgun sequence DNA:
- the LOC127433599 gene encoding phosphatidylinositol transfer protein alpha isoform, translated as MLIKEFRVILPISVEEYQVGQLYSVAEASKNETGGGEGVEVLKNEPYEKDGEKGQYTHKIYHLQSKVPSFVRMLAPSSALNIHEKAWNAYPYCRTVITNEYMKENFLIKIETWHKPDMGQQDNVHGLDPDTWKKVDVVYIDIADRSQVEPKDYKPEEDPTKFKSVKTGRGPLGPDWKKELPKKRDCPHMCAYKLVTVKFKWWGLQNKVENFIQKQEKRLFTNFHRQLFCWIDKWIELNMDDIRRMEEETRRELDEMRVKDPVKGMVALED; from the exons TATCAGGTAGGTCAGCTGTACTCAGTAGCAGAGGCAAGTAAAAATGAGACGGGTGGAGGAGAAGGGGTGGAGGTGTTGAAAAATGAACCCTATGAGAAGGATGGAGAGAAGGGACAGTACACACACAAAATCTACCACCTGCAGAG TAAAGTCCCCTCGTTTGTGCGAATGCTTGCACCATCTTCAGCATTGAACATTCACGAGAAAGCTTGGAATGCCTATCCATACTGCCGCACAG TAATCACT aatgaatatatgaaagaAAATTTCCTCATCAAGATTGAGACGTGGCACAAGCCTGACATGGGGCAGCAGGATAAT GTTCACGGTCTAGATCCAGACACATGGAAAAAGGTGGATGTGGTGTATATAGACATTGCAGACCGGAGTCAGGTGGAGCCAAAG gaCTATAAACCAGAAGAAGATCCCACAAAGTTTAAGTCTGTAAAGACTGGCAGAGGGCCGCTCGGTCCTGATTGGAAG AAAGAACTACCTAAAAAGAGAGACTGCCCACACATGTGTGCCTACAAACTTGTTACTGTCAAGTTTAAGTGGTGGGGCCTGCAAAACAAAGTGGAGAACTTCATTCAGAAG CAAGAGAAGCGTTTGTTCACTAATTTCCACCGGCAGCTTTTCTGCTGGATTGATAAATGGATCGAGTTGAACATGGATGATATCCGCAGAATGGAGGAAGAGACCAGGAGGGAACTGGATGAG ATGAGAGTGAAAGATCCAGTAAAAGGCATGGTGGCTCTTGAAGACTGA